From Staphylococcus delphini, one genomic window encodes:
- the nadD gene encoding nicotinate (nicotinamide) nucleotide adenylyltransferase: MEKIVVYGGQFNPIHSGHEMVASEVNAAIQPDHFYFMPSFMSPLKKHDELIEVEHRIQMVKLVIENLGFGTLRLDEIERKGQSYTYDTLLNIRQESPDAKLYFVIGTDQYEQLDRWYQIDALKSFVTFVVVNRGKVVQSNDDAIMTISIPEMAISSTEIRQRRSQQQTIHMWVPLNVEHYILKEGLYGSNIRD, encoded by the coding sequence ATGGAAAAAATCGTTGTTTATGGTGGACAATTCAATCCAATTCATAGTGGACATGAAATGGTTGCAAGTGAAGTGAATGCAGCTATTCAACCGGATCACTTTTATTTTATGCCTAGTTTTATGTCACCATTGAAAAAGCATGATGAATTAATTGAGGTTGAACATCGTATTCAAATGGTTAAGTTGGTCATAGAAAATTTGGGGTTTGGGACGCTTCGATTAGATGAAATTGAGCGTAAAGGTCAAAGCTACACATACGATACTTTGTTGAATATTCGTCAAGAATCACCTGACGCAAAGTTGTATTTTGTCATCGGAACGGACCAATATGAACAACTTGATCGATGGTATCAAATAGATGCACTAAAATCTTTCGTAACATTTGTCGTCGTGAATCGTGGTAAGGTGGTTCAATCAAATGACGATGCAATCATGACGATTAGCATACCTGAGATGGCGATTAGTTCAACTGAAATTCGTCAGAGAAGGTCTCAACAACAAACAATTCATATGTGGGTGCCGCTCAATGTAGAGCACTACATATTGAAGGAGGGGTTATATGGATCGAACATTCGCGATTGA